A stretch of Gammaproteobacteria bacterium DNA encodes these proteins:
- the murJ gene encoding murein biosynthesis integral membrane protein MurJ gives MPDSARTQTGKRLFRSSLTVGAMTMISRVAGLVRDVVLATMFGAAANADAFYIAFRIPQFLRRLFAEGAFSQAFVPVLSEYRATRSVAEVKVLVDAVSGVLGAALLSVTALIVIAAPVVTLVFAPGFLQMPEKMALTTQLIRITFPYLFLISMTGFAGAVLNSYARFAVPAFTPVFLNLTLIAGAVLASPYFAEPTFALAWAVLVAGLVQLVFQIPFIARIGMLPRPRLDIRHEGVRRILKLMLPALFGVSVSQINLLLDTVLASFLPTGSVSWLYFSERLTELPLGVFGIAIATVILPGLSREFSTRSAEEFRHTLDWAIRMICMIGLPASFALLILARPILSTLFQYGALTARDVEMASLSLSAMALGLPAFMVIKVLASAYYSRQDMRTPVLIGIKAMVANMVLNLLFVVPLHLLWQVGHAGLSLATTCSAYLNAGLLLSGLMRRDIYRPERGFLADIGRIALATALMAGVLLLAGGWLHGLAELPWPQRVLRLAGVCGAGMVMYFGALWLQQPRFLQHARARSGR, from the coding sequence ATGCCCGATAGCGCGCGGACACAGACCGGCAAGCGCCTGTTCCGCTCCAGCTTGACCGTGGGCGCGATGACCATGATCTCGCGTGTCGCCGGCCTGGTGCGCGACGTGGTGCTGGCCACGATGTTTGGTGCCGCCGCGAACGCGGATGCGTTCTATATCGCTTTCCGGATTCCACAGTTCCTGCGTCGCCTGTTCGCCGAGGGAGCTTTCTCGCAGGCCTTCGTGCCGGTGCTTTCGGAGTACCGGGCGACCCGCAGCGTGGCCGAGGTCAAGGTGCTGGTCGATGCGGTCTCCGGCGTGCTCGGGGCGGCGCTGCTCAGTGTGACGGCATTGATCGTGATCGCGGCGCCCGTGGTGACGCTGGTGTTTGCGCCCGGGTTTCTGCAGATGCCGGAAAAAATGGCGCTGACCACCCAGCTGATCCGTATCACGTTCCCGTACCTGTTCCTGATTTCGATGACGGGGTTTGCCGGCGCGGTGCTGAACAGTTATGCGCGTTTCGCGGTGCCCGCGTTCACGCCGGTATTCCTGAACCTGACGCTGATCGCCGGTGCGGTGCTGGCCTCACCGTACTTCGCCGAACCGACCTTTGCGCTCGCCTGGGCGGTGCTGGTGGCGGGCCTGGTCCAGCTGGTGTTCCAGATCCCGTTCATCGCGCGCATCGGCATGCTGCCGCGGCCACGCCTCGATATCCGTCACGAGGGGGTGCGCCGCATCCTGAAGCTGATGCTGCCGGCGCTGTTCGGGGTGTCGGTCAGCCAGATCAATCTGCTGCTCGATACCGTGCTCGCTTCGTTTTTGCCAACCGGAAGCGTGTCCTGGCTGTATTTTTCCGAGCGCCTGACCGAATTGCCGCTGGGTGTGTTCGGCATCGCGATCGCGACGGTGATCCTGCCGGGCCTGTCGCGCGAGTTCTCGACCCGGTCCGCCGAGGAATTCCGCCATACGCTCGACTGGGCGATCAGGATGATCTGCATGATCGGGCTGCCGGCGAGTTTCGCGCTGCTGATTCTTGCCCGGCCGATACTCTCCACCTTGTTCCAGTATGGAGCGCTCACCGCGCGTGATGTCGAGATGGCTTCGCTCAGCCTGTCGGCGATGGCGCTCGGCTTGCCCGCGTTCATGGTGATCAAGGTGCTGGCCTCGGCTTACTACTCGCGCCAGGACATGCGCACCCCGGTGCTGATCGGCATCAAGGCCATGGTTGCCAACATGGTGCTGAACCTGCTGTTCGTGGTGCCGTTGCACCTGCTATGGCAGGTTGGTCACGCAGGCCTGTCGTTGGCGACCACCTGTTCAGCCTATCTCAATGCCGGCTTGCTGCTGAGCGGCCTGATGCGCCGGGACATCTATCGCCCGGAGCGGGGCTTCCTGGCCGATATCGGACGGATCGCGCTGGCGACGGCGCTGATGGCAGGGGTGTTGCTGCTGGCCGGCGGCTGGCTGCACGGCCTGGCGGAGCTGCCGTGGCCGCAGCGCGTGCTGCGCCTCGCCGGGGTGTGCGGAGCGGGAATGGTCATGTATTTCGGGGCGCTGTGGCTGCAGCAGCCGCGCTTCCTGCAACATGCACGCGCTCGTAGCGGACGTTGA
- a CDS encoding NUDIX domain-containing protein has protein sequence MTEFDRADFEILEESVPWGGFWKLKVFRLRHRLFAGGWSPTLRRELHCRGEAVGVLLYDPLLDAIGVVEQFRVGAAFRPGSPWLLELVAGLMEEGETPQQVARREALEESGCEVQELLPVAEYFSSPGGTDEYFHLFCARTDLSDVGLLHGEPGEHEDIRLHVIAFDEALRMQQQGRFNNAHTLIALQWLASRRDEVRRAWS, from the coding sequence GTGACTGAGTTCGATCGCGCCGATTTCGAGATTCTCGAGGAGTCTGTTCCCTGGGGCGGGTTCTGGAAGCTCAAGGTCTTCAGGCTGCGCCATCGCTTGTTTGCCGGTGGCTGGTCACCGACGCTGCGGCGGGAGCTGCATTGCCGCGGCGAGGCGGTAGGCGTGCTGCTCTATGACCCCTTGCTCGATGCGATCGGCGTGGTGGAGCAGTTCCGTGTCGGTGCCGCATTTCGCCCGGGCAGTCCGTGGTTGCTGGAGCTGGTTGCCGGACTGATGGAGGAAGGCGAGACGCCGCAACAGGTGGCGCGACGCGAGGCGCTCGAGGAGTCCGGGTGCGAGGTGCAGGAATTGCTGCCGGTGGCGGAGTATTTCTCCAGTCCCGGCGGCACGGACGAATATTTTCACCTGTTTTGCGCCCGCACCGACTTGAGCGATGTCGGGCTGCTGCATGGCGAGCCGGGTGAGCACGAGGATATTCGTCTGCACGTCATCGCCTTCGACGAGGCATTGCGGATGCAGCAGCAGGGACGGTTCAACAATGCCCACACCCTGATTGCGCTGCAATGGCTGGCCAGCCGGCGTGACGAGGTGCGACGCGCGTGGAGCTAG
- a CDS encoding co-chaperone GroES produces MKIRPLNDRVVVKRKEEETVSAGGIVLPGSAKEKPTQGDVLAVGTGKVLENGDVRPMSLKVGDKVLFGQYSGNTVKIDGEEVVILSESEVYGVIE; encoded by the coding sequence ATGAAGATTCGTCCGCTGAACGACCGCGTTGTCGTGAAACGCAAAGAAGAAGAAACCGTGTCCGCTGGTGGCATCGTGCTGCCGGGTTCGGCCAAGGAAAAGCCCACCCAGGGCGATGTCCTGGCAGTCGGTACCGGCAAGGTGCTCGAGAACGGTGACGTGCGCCCGATGTCCCTGAAGGTGGGTGACAAGGTGCTGTTTGGCCAGTACTCGGGAAATACCGTCAAGATCGACGGCGAAGAAGTGGTCATCCTGAGCGAAAGCGAAGTTTATGGCGTGATCGAGTGA
- a CDS encoding ATP-binding cassette domain-containing protein, with translation MSNGIEHARETRARIGLLKPAVGFLRPYWRRVIAASAALVFTAGVSLSLGQGMRILVDEGFVSGSQQQLNHAVLVFMGIVLLLAAGTFTRFYLVSWIGERVTADIRRAVFDHVIRLHPAFFETNGSGEIQSRITADTTLLQTVIGSTVSIALRNLLILIGGVVLLFVSNPRLTGVVLLAVPLVLVPIVVFGRRVRRLSRSSQDRLADAGAYVGETLGNIKTVQAFNHEQVDRERFAGHVEETFRVARMRIVQRSWLSTIAFVLVLGAIAAMIWVGGHDVISGRTTPGELTAFIFYAVMVAIATGALTEVIGDLQRAAGATERLMELLHEKPQIHAPLDPLPLPARLVGEITLSGLRFAYPSNPDRPAIDGISLEVPAGSSVALVGSSGAGKSTLVDLLLRFYEPDGGSIRVDGIDTQRVDPQALRRHFALVPQHPVLFSGSVLENIRYAVPDADEAAIIAAARAAHAAEFIERLPEGYASFVGEGGVRLSGGQRQRIAIARAVLRDPAILLLDEATSALDADSEFHVQQALQTLMQGRTTLVIAHRLATVRRVDRIVVLDHGRIVATGSHEELLAGSPLYARWAALQFVDE, from the coding sequence ATGAGCAACGGGATTGAACACGCGCGCGAGACCCGCGCCCGCATCGGCCTGCTGAAGCCGGCGGTGGGCTTTTTGCGCCCGTACTGGAGGCGGGTAATCGCTGCTTCGGCGGCGCTGGTGTTCACGGCCGGGGTCAGCCTCAGCCTGGGGCAGGGAATGCGCATCCTGGTGGATGAGGGCTTTGTTTCGGGTTCGCAGCAGCAGCTGAACCACGCCGTGCTGGTGTTCATGGGGATCGTGCTGCTGCTGGCGGCCGGAACCTTCACCCGTTTCTACCTCGTGTCCTGGATAGGCGAGCGGGTTACCGCGGATATCCGCCGCGCGGTGTTCGATCATGTGATCCGTCTTCATCCGGCATTCTTCGAAACCAACGGCAGCGGCGAGATCCAGTCGCGGATCACCGCGGACACCACGCTGCTGCAGACCGTCATCGGCTCGACGGTGTCGATTGCGCTGCGCAACCTGCTGATATTGATCGGCGGCGTGGTGCTGCTGTTTGTATCGAATCCGCGGCTGACGGGCGTGGTGTTGCTGGCCGTGCCGCTGGTGCTGGTGCCGATCGTGGTGTTCGGGCGGCGGGTACGCAGGCTGTCGCGCAGCAGCCAGGACCGGCTCGCCGACGCCGGGGCTTATGTCGGCGAGACACTCGGCAACATAAAGACCGTGCAGGCCTTCAATCACGAGCAGGTCGATCGTGAGCGCTTCGCCGGACACGTGGAGGAAACCTTCAGGGTCGCGCGGATGCGTATCGTGCAGCGATCCTGGTTATCGACCATTGCATTCGTGCTGGTGCTGGGTGCTATCGCCGCAATGATCTGGGTAGGTGGTCACGACGTGATTTCGGGCCGGACCACGCCCGGGGAACTCACCGCATTCATTTTTTACGCGGTGATGGTGGCGATCGCCACCGGCGCATTGACCGAGGTGATCGGCGATCTGCAGCGTGCCGCCGGCGCGACCGAGCGGTTGATGGAGTTGCTGCACGAAAAGCCGCAGATCCACGCCCCGCTCGATCCGCTGCCATTGCCGGCGCGTCTCGTGGGCGAGATCACCCTGAGCGGGTTGCGTTTCGCCTACCCCTCGAATCCCGATCGGCCGGCCATCGACGGTATCAGCCTCGAGGTTCCAGCCGGCTCCAGCGTGGCGTTGGTGGGTAGTTCGGGTGCGGGGAAATCCACGCTGGTCGATCTGCTGTTGCGCTTCTACGAGCCCGACGGCGGCAGTATCCGGGTCGATGGCATCGATACGCAGCGGGTCGATCCGCAGGCACTGCGGCGCCATTTTGCGCTCGTGCCACAGCATCCGGTGCTGTTTTCCGGATCGGTGCTCGAGAACATCCGTTACGCGGTACCCGATGCCGATGAGGCGGCGATCATTGCCGCGGCCCGGGCGGCCCATGCGGCCGAATTCATCGAGCGACTTCCCGAGGGCTATGCCAGTTTCGTGGGCGAGGGCGGAGTGCGGCTCTCGGGCGGGCAACGCCAGCGCATTGCCATTGCCCGCGCGGTTCTGCGCGACCCGGCGATCCTGCTGCTCGACGAGGCCACCAGCGCACTCGATGCCGACAGCGAGTTCCATGTGCAGCAGGCATTGCAGACCCTGATGCAGGGCCGCACCACGCTGGTGATTGCGCATCGCCTGGCCACGGTACGGCGGGTTGATCGCATCGTGGTGCTGGACCATGGACGTATTGTCGCTACCGGCTCGCACGAGGAGTTGCTGGCCGGCTCGCCGCTCTACGCGCGCTGGGCGGCGCTGCAATTCGTGGATGAATGA
- a CDS encoding urate hydroxylase PuuD produces MSILSAAGFEFLMRWGHFLAGITWIGLLYYFNFVQGEYFKEATPDAKADAVKKLVPRVLWWFRWGAMFTFLTGTAILLRRGHPTNAWTFDITIGALLGTLMFLNVWLIIWPAQKIICGIVQGDAAAAGPRALLASRTNTLFSGPMLMFMAASAHLPHGLLGSASRPALWLVVAIIAALQFNAMKGKVGPLASVKGVIHCSIALAVLLWLIMDLL; encoded by the coding sequence ATGTCGATACTTTCAGCTGCCGGATTTGAATTCCTCATGCGGTGGGGACATTTTCTGGCCGGTATCACCTGGATCGGGCTGCTCTACTATTTCAACTTCGTGCAGGGCGAGTACTTCAAGGAAGCGACCCCCGACGCAAAAGCCGATGCGGTCAAGAAACTCGTACCGCGTGTGCTGTGGTGGTTTCGCTGGGGTGCGATGTTCACGTTCCTGACCGGCACGGCCATCCTGCTGCGGCGCGGGCATCCGACCAATGCCTGGACCTTCGATATCACGATCGGCGCCCTGCTCGGGACCCTGATGTTCCTGAACGTGTGGCTGATCATCTGGCCGGCGCAGAAAATCATCTGCGGTATCGTGCAGGGTGATGCGGCCGCCGCCGGGCCCAGGGCCCTGCTTGCCTCGCGTACCAACACCCTGTTCTCGGGCCCGATGCTGATGTTCATGGCCGCTTCCGCACATCTTCCCCACGGGCTGCTCGGCAGCGCCAGTCGGCCGGCCCTGTGGCTGGTGGTTGCGATCATCGCCGCGCTGCAGTTCAACGCAATGAAGGGCAAGGTCGGTCCGCTGGCTTCGGTCAAGGGCGTGATCCACTGCTCGATCGCCCTCGCGGTGCTACTGTGGCTGATCATGGACCTGTTGTGA
- the sbcB gene encoding exodeoxyribonuclease I: MQHTFYWLDYETFGADPVRDRPAQFAGVRTDGELNEIGESLLLYCRPSPDYLPHPEACLITGITPQLARARGLAERDFIARILAELAVPGTCGVGYNSLRFDDEVTRHTLFRNFHDPYEREWRNGNTRWDLIDVLRMTRTLRPQGIEWPCKDDGRPSFRLGDLTRANGIEHGAAHDALADVRATLALARLLRAQQPKLFEYALLARDKAWAKRVLNVVERKPLLHFSSRFPAEQGCAALVVPLAIHPANANSVISCNLLLDPEPLLTLDAEVLRQYLYTRTGDLPPGMDRIPLKEIHINKCPMVVPAAMLDAGAAARWGIDIERCHANLERLNAAPDLTRKLREIFTPPRGREAVDVDFSLYAGSFLAEPDKRLAAQVRTLSPDQLAERDFAFADPRLQELLFRYRARNYPDTLSAPERLLWQEHCTARLRGAGERGLLNCESYHASIAKLRQERATDARAQALLDELQDYALELSC, from the coding sequence ATGCAGCACACGTTCTATTGGCTCGACTACGAAACCTTCGGTGCCGATCCGGTCCGCGACCGGCCGGCGCAATTCGCGGGCGTGCGCACCGATGGGGAGCTGAATGAAATCGGCGAGTCCTTGCTTCTCTACTGCCGTCCGTCTCCGGATTATCTGCCGCACCCCGAAGCCTGCCTGATCACCGGCATAACGCCGCAGCTGGCGCGCGCGCGAGGTCTGGCCGAGCGCGATTTCATTGCGCGGATTCTCGCCGAGCTCGCCGTGCCCGGCACCTGCGGGGTCGGCTACAACAGCCTGCGCTTCGATGATGAAGTCACCCGTCACACCCTGTTCCGCAATTTCCACGACCCGTACGAGCGCGAGTGGCGCAATGGCAACACGCGCTGGGACCTGATCGATGTGCTGCGCATGACGCGCACCCTGCGCCCGCAGGGCATCGAATGGCCGTGCAAGGACGATGGGCGACCAAGCTTCCGGCTCGGGGACCTGACGCGTGCCAACGGCATCGAACATGGCGCCGCGCACGATGCACTGGCGGACGTGCGTGCCACGCTCGCGCTGGCGCGGTTGCTGCGCGCGCAGCAACCGAAGCTGTTCGAATACGCGCTGCTGGCGCGTGACAAGGCCTGGGCCAAGCGCGTGCTGAACGTGGTGGAGCGCAAGCCGTTGTTGCATTTTTCATCACGTTTTCCGGCCGAGCAGGGTTGTGCGGCGCTGGTGGTGCCGCTGGCGATCCACCCGGCGAATGCGAATTCGGTGATCAGTTGCAACCTGTTGCTCGACCCGGAGCCGCTACTCACCCTGGATGCCGAGGTATTGCGCCAGTACCTCTACACCCGGACCGGGGATCTGCCGCCGGGCATGGACCGTATCCCGCTCAAGGAAATCCATATCAACAAGTGCCCGATGGTCGTACCTGCCGCGATGCTGGATGCCGGGGCCGCCGCGCGCTGGGGAATCGATATCGAGCGCTGCCACGCCAATCTCGAGCGCCTGAACGCCGCGCCGGACCTGACGCGGAAACTGCGCGAGATTTTCACGCCGCCACGCGGACGCGAAGCCGTTGACGTGGACTTCTCCCTGTATGCAGGCAGCTTTCTCGCTGAACCCGACAAGCGGCTTGCGGCGCAGGTGCGAACACTGTCGCCGGATCAGCTGGCGGAACGCGATTTTGCCTTTGCGGACCCGCGCCTGCAGGAGCTGCTGTTCCGCTATCGTGCCCGCAACTATCCGGACACATTGAGCGCGCCGGAACGGTTGCTTTGGCAGGAGCATTGCACGGCGCGCCTGAGAGGGGCCGGGGAGAGGGGCTTGCTGAACTGCGAAAGCTACCACGCCTCGATCGCGAAGCTGCGCCAGGAGCGCGCCACCGATGCCCGCGCCCAGGCGCTGCTCGATGAGTTGCAGGACTACGCGCTCGAGCTGTCCTGTTGA
- a CDS encoding aspartate carbamoyltransferase, translating into MEFAGSHILSVAQFERADIEKVFDVADSMLPYAQRRRITRVLEGAILGNMFFEPSTRTRVSFGCAFNLLGGEVRETTGIENSAIAKGESLYDTARVISGYSDIIAMRHPGEGSVAEFAAASRVPVINGGDGANEHPTQALLDLYTIRKEVRHRGGTIDGLRIAMIGDLRYGRTVHSLAKLLCCFRRVSLVCISPAELRLPGEIVEQLRASGHTVLEADTMEQSIAHVDIAYATRIQEERFASREDANLYRGRFRLNQAIYTQFCEPNTVIMHPLPRDSRSEANELDIDLNENPNLAIFRQTDNGVLVRMALFAMVLDVTAQVASYAAKVSWYTGKRFGD; encoded by the coding sequence ATGGAATTCGCCGGTTCACATATTCTGTCGGTCGCACAGTTCGAGCGCGCGGATATCGAAAAGGTATTCGACGTGGCCGACTCCATGTTGCCCTACGCGCAACGGCGCCGCATCACCCGGGTGCTGGAAGGCGCGATTCTCGGCAACATGTTTTTCGAGCCCAGCACCCGTACCCGGGTGAGCTTTGGATGTGCGTTCAATCTGCTCGGCGGCGAAGTGCGCGAGACCACCGGGATCGAGAACTCCGCGATCGCCAAGGGCGAGTCGCTCTACGACACGGCGCGGGTGATCAGCGGTTACAGCGACATCATTGCAATGCGCCATCCAGGCGAGGGATCGGTGGCCGAGTTCGCGGCCGCGAGCCGGGTGCCGGTCATCAACGGCGGTGATGGCGCCAACGAACATCCGACCCAGGCATTGCTCGATCTGTACACGATCCGCAAGGAGGTCCGCCATCGCGGCGGCACCATCGACGGGCTGCGCATCGCGATGATCGGCGATTTGCGCTACGGGCGGACCGTTCACTCGCTGGCCAAGCTGTTGTGCTGCTTCCGGCGCGTCAGCCTGGTGTGCATATCTCCCGCGGAACTGCGCCTGCCCGGCGAGATCGTCGAGCAGCTGCGCGCGAGCGGACACACGGTGCTCGAGGCAGACACCATGGAGCAGTCCATTGCGCACGTCGATATTGCCTACGCAACGCGCATCCAGGAGGAACGGTTCGCGAGCCGCGAGGACGCCAATCTCTACCGTGGACGCTTTCGCCTGAACCAGGCGATCTACACCCAGTTCTGCGAGCCGAACACCGTGATCATGCACCCGCTGCCACGCGACTCGCGTTCGGAGGCCAACGAACTCGACATCGATCTCAACGAGAACCCGAATCTCGCGATTTTCCGCCAGACCGACAACGGCGTGCTGGTACGCATGGCATTGTTTGCCATGGTGCTCGATGTGACGGCGCAGGTCGCCAGCTACGCGGCGAAGGTGAGCTGGTATACGGGCAAGCGCTTCGGTGACTGA
- the ribF gene encoding bifunctional riboflavin kinase/FAD synthetase, with product MELIRGLHNLRERHRGSVATIGAFDGVHRGHQAVLGDVLTRARMLGLPATVIVFEPLPREYFAPLQSPPRLMSFREKFAVLRDLGIDRVLRIRFDRSFSAMGATEFIRTVFVDGLGARYIVVGDDLRFGHDREGNIEMLREAGARVGFEVKATSTVEVQDERISSTRLRAVLGEGDFAAAERLLGRPYFMTGKVVYGRQLGAKIGIPTANLELHRYRAALAGVYIVEVRGIGDALLPAVANVGTRPTVDDGIKANLEVHILDFAQDIYGRTIDVIFRKRIREERKFGSLDELKARIGTDVSIARTHFGLERGPQKAWNG from the coding sequence TTGGAACTGATACGCGGGCTGCACAATCTGCGTGAGCGTCATCGCGGCAGTGTTGCGACCATCGGTGCGTTCGACGGCGTGCATCGCGGTCATCAGGCGGTGCTCGGCGATGTGCTGACGCGCGCGCGCATGCTCGGCCTGCCCGCAACCGTGATCGTGTTCGAGCCATTGCCACGGGAGTACTTCGCGCCGCTGCAATCGCCGCCGAGATTGATGAGTTTTCGCGAGAAATTCGCCGTGCTGCGCGATCTGGGCATCGATCGCGTATTGCGCATCCGCTTCGATCGGAGTTTCAGCGCCATGGGCGCGACGGAGTTCATCCGCACCGTGTTCGTGGATGGCCTCGGCGCGCGTTACATCGTGGTTGGTGATGATCTGCGCTTCGGGCACGACCGCGAGGGCAATATCGAGATGTTGCGCGAGGCGGGCGCGCGCGTTGGTTTCGAGGTCAAGGCAACCAGTACCGTGGAGGTGCAGGACGAGCGGATAAGCAGCACGCGGTTGCGCGCGGTGCTCGGCGAGGGGGATTTTGCTGCTGCCGAACGCCTGCTCGGCAGACCCTATTTCATGACGGGCAAGGTGGTCTACGGGCGCCAGCTCGGTGCGAAGATCGGCATTCCTACCGCAAACCTCGAGTTGCACCGTTACCGGGCAGCGCTCGCCGGCGTGTATATCGTCGAGGTGCGTGGTATCGGCGACGCGCTGCTGCCGGCGGTGGCCAACGTGGGCACGCGCCCGACGGTGGACGACGGGATCAAGGCAAATCTCGAGGTGCATATCCTCGACTTCGCGCAGGATATCTATGGGCGCACCATCGACGTGATTTTCCGCAAGCGGATTCGCGAGGAACGCAAGTTCGGTTCGCTCGATGAATTGAAGGCCCGGATCGGAACCGATGTCTCGATCGCGCGCACCCATTTCGGGCTCGAGCGCGGGCCACAAAAGGCATGGAACGGCTA
- a CDS encoding fumarate hydratase, with protein MAVIKQEDLVASVADALQFISYYHPVDFIQAMHKAWLREQNPAARDAIAQILINSRMCAEGHRPICQDTGIVTVFVRVGMNVRWDGATLAVDEMINEGVRRAYLDPDNVLRASILSDPAGARKNTRDNTPAVIHYQLVPGDTLDVHVAAKGGGSENKSKLAMLNPSDSIVDWVLKTVPTMGAGWCPPGMLGIGIGGTAEKAAVLAKESLLDPVDIHELMERGPRSRIEELRLELFEKVNQLGIGAQGLGGLSTVLDVKIRDYPTHAASLPVAMIPNCAATRHAHFVLDGSGPVRQEAPSLDAWPDITWEAGSARRVNLDGLSREDLQDWKTGETVLLSGHMLTGRDAAHKKITEMLARGETLPVDLKNRFIYYVGPVDPVRDEVVGPAGPTTATRMDKFTRTLLEQTGLIGMIGKSERGPAAIEAIRDNRAVYLMAVGGAAYLVSKAITSARVLAFPELGMEAIYEFEVKDMPVTVAVDARGESVHTTGPKIWQARIAAEHIAVG; from the coding sequence ATGGCTGTGATCAAGCAGGAAGATCTGGTCGCGAGCGTGGCCGACGCGCTGCAGTTCATCTCGTATTACCATCCGGTGGACTTCATCCAGGCGATGCACAAGGCGTGGCTGCGTGAGCAGAACCCGGCCGCGCGCGATGCGATCGCGCAGATCCTGATCAATTCGCGCATGTGTGCCGAGGGCCATCGCCCCATCTGCCAGGACACGGGCATCGTGACGGTGTTCGTGCGGGTTGGCATGAACGTGCGCTGGGACGGCGCAACGCTGGCGGTCGATGAAATGATCAACGAAGGCGTGCGCCGCGCCTATCTCGATCCCGACAACGTGCTGCGCGCTTCGATCCTTTCCGATCCGGCCGGTGCGCGCAAGAACACCCGTGACAATACGCCGGCAGTGATTCATTACCAGCTGGTGCCCGGGGACACGCTGGATGTGCATGTCGCGGCCAAGGGCGGCGGCAGCGAGAACAAGTCCAAGCTCGCGATGCTCAACCCCTCCGATTCGATCGTTGACTGGGTGCTGAAGACCGTGCCGACCATGGGCGCGGGCTGGTGTCCTCCCGGGATGCTCGGCATCGGTATCGGCGGCACCGCGGAGAAGGCCGCGGTGCTGGCCAAGGAATCGTTGCTCGATCCGGTCGATATCCACGAGTTGATGGAACGCGGACCCCGCAGTCGTATCGAGGAATTGCGGCTGGAGTTGTTCGAGAAGGTGAACCAGCTCGGCATCGGTGCCCAGGGCCTCGGCGGGCTGAGCACGGTGCTCGACGTGAAGATCCGCGACTATCCGACCCACGCGGCCAGCCTGCCGGTTGCGATGATCCCCAATTGCGCCGCTACCCGCCATGCGCACTTCGTGCTCGATGGCAGCGGCCCGGTACGCCAGGAGGCACCCTCGCTCGACGCCTGGCCCGATATCACCTGGGAGGCGGGAAGCGCGCGTCGGGTGAACCTCGACGGACTGAGCCGCGAGGATCTGCAGGACTGGAAAACCGGTGAAACCGTGCTGTTGTCCGGGCACATGCTCACCGGGCGCGATGCCGCGCACAAGAAGATCACCGAGATGCTGGCGCGTGGCGAAACGCTGCCGGTCGATCTGAAAAACCGCTTCATCTATTACGTCGGCCCGGTCGATCCGGTGCGTGACGAGGTGGTAGGGCCTGCCGGGCCCACCACCGCGACCCGCATGGACAAGTTCACGCGCACGCTGCTCGAGCAAACCGGCCTGATCGGGATGATCGGCAAATCCGAGCGCGGTCCGGCCGCGATCGAGGCGATCCGCGATAACCGGGCCGTTTACCTGATGGCGGTCGGCGGCGCGGCCTACCTGGTGTCGAAGGCGATCACCAGCGCCAGGGTGCTGGCATTTCCGGAACTCGGCATGGAGGCGATATACGAATTCGAGGTCAAAGACATGCCGGTGACGGTGGCGGTGGATGCGCGCGGCGAATCCGTGCACACCACCGGCCCGAAAATCTGGCAGGCCAGGATCGCCGCCGAACATATCGCGGTAGGCTAG
- the thpR gene encoding RNA 2',3'-cyclic phosphodiesterase produces MELARFFLAIAPDELLRGQLASLCATLKPRFATEPWRWVASENYHLTLAFIGTVRRSDIARTAPRLALVMAGLEHFGYRLTRLGCFPDTRRPRAIAALPERQAALESWQVPLVAALEAGGIAVERRAFRAHLTLARWRGRQAPARPLEETIALQGVANAIVMYESRDGRYLPQFTLAAGRGANHAR; encoded by the coding sequence GTGGAGCTAGCCCGTTTTTTCCTGGCAATCGCGCCCGACGAATTGCTGCGTGGGCAGCTGGCATCCCTGTGCGCAACGCTGAAGCCGCGTTTTGCCACCGAGCCGTGGCGCTGGGTAGCGAGCGAAAACTACCATCTCACGCTGGCCTTCATCGGCACCGTGCGGCGCTCGGACATTGCCCGCACCGCTCCCCGTCTTGCCCTGGTGATGGCGGGACTCGAGCATTTCGGGTATCGCCTGACCCGTCTCGGCTGCTTTCCCGATACCCGGCGTCCGCGCGCGATCGCGGCCTTGCCTGAGCGGCAGGCGGCTTTGGAGAGCTGGCAGGTGCCGCTGGTAGCGGCTCTCGAGGCGGGGGGAATCGCGGTGGAACGACGCGCCTTTCGTGCGCATCTCACGCTCGCACGCTGGCGTGGCAGACAGGCTCCGGCCCGGCCGCTGGAGGAGACCATCGCGCTGCAGGGCGTGGCGAACGCCATCGTGATGTACGAGAGCCGTGACGGGCGTTACCTGCCGCAGTTCACTCTCGCCGCCGGCAGGGGGGCGAACCATGCCCGATAG